The stretch of DNA ACTTGAGAAATTTCCAGGCTGCTGCTTCCTTTTCAGGATCCTTTTTGAAAATCACGACATTTGTGCCCGATACAATCACGCCATTCTTCCTGAAACCAGGAAGCGGAGCTATCCCGTAGTTAAATTTAATGTCCTTTTCCATGAAGGCCTTGGAAACGCAGGAACCCACCACTATGCCGTTTTTTCCGGCGATAAAGTCGTTCTGGTTGTCGAAACCCTGTGTCTTGTAAGCTACTTCCTTCAAGGTCTTGATCAGGTAATCCAGGGATTCACGAGCTTCATTGCTGTTGAAAAGAGCTTTCTTTCCGTCATCGGAAATCAGCTTCCCGCCTGCCTGCAGAATCATGCAGTCAAAAATCCAGCTCGAAGTGGTGATGCC from Candidatus Wallbacteria bacterium encodes:
- a CDS encoding extracellular solute-binding protein, producing GITTSSWIFDCMILQAGGKLISDDGKKALFNSNEARESLDYLIKTLKEVAYKTQGFDNQNDFIAGKNGIVVGSCVSKAFMEKDIKFNYGIAPLPGFRKNGVIVSGTNVVIFKKDPEKEAAAWKFLKWFTEPAQTAFWSLKTSYVPVRRSALETPLMRDAFAGDPRLKAPISQLEYSDYEPRMPEWYNGRQILEQTLDKALTEKGDSMTYLNEANEKINLELNPGK